The DNA window ACTTGAGGCTGCTCAGAAGGTAGCGCTTATGATTGCTACACATGGGAAGATTGATATCCTTGTGAATAATGCAGGAATCATCAAACGTACTCCGGCGATTGATATGGATATTGAAGATTTTAGAAAGGTAATCGATGTAGATCTTACAGGTCCTTTTATCATGTCACAACTCGTTGGTAAGCATATGATCAAAAGGAAATCAGGAAAGATCATTAATATATGCTCAATGATGAGTGAGCTTGGCCGGGATAATGTAGTGGCGTATGCTTCAGCAAAAGGAGGGCTTAAAATGCTTACAAAAAATCTGGCAACAGAATGGGCGAAGCACAATATTCAGGTAAATGGAATTGGCCCGGGATATTTTGCAACATCACAGACAGAGCCAATCAGAGAAGACGGGCATCCTTTCAATGATTTTATCATTAGCAGAACTCCGGACGGAAGATGGGGAAACCCTGAAGACCTTGCAGGGACAGCTATTTTCTTAGCTTCCGATGCGAGCAGATTTATCAACGGGCAGATCATTTATGTGGACGGTGGTATTCTGGCGACTATCGGGAAACCTGCAAATGAGTAATAACAGAATTAAACGACAATGAAATCCTTTATAACAGATCAATTTTTACTACAAAATAAATACGCTGAAGAGTTATATTTTAACTATGCAGAAAAGTTACCGATCATCGATTATCATAATCACCTGATCCCTAAAGATATTGCAGAAAACACTGCGTTTGAGAATATTTCTAAAGTCTGGATTGCCGGAGACCATTATAAATGGAGAGCTATGCGTACCATGGGAGTGAATGAAAAGTTCATTACAGGAGATGCTTCTGACAAAGAAAAATTTGAAGCATGGGCAAAAACAGTGCCTTACACATTAAGAAATCCATTGTATCACTGGACACATCTGGAATTGAAACGTTATTTTGGGATCGATGAACTTCTTAACGAAGATAATGCAGGTGAAATTTATGAAAACGTTACCGCACAATTACAGACTCCTGAAAAATCAACAAGAGGTCTGTTAAAAATGATGAATGTAGAATCTTTATGTACAACCGAAGATCCTACAGATATTTTAAATTACCATCAGGAAATAGCAAAAACCGATTTCAGTATTAAAGTAAGTACAGCCTTTCGTCCTGACAAAGCTATTTTGATTGAAAACCACAATTTCGCGGACTATCTGGCCAAACTCGGACAATCGGCAGGAATTACAATCGATTCCTATCAAAGCCTTTGTGATGCTTTATTAAAAAGAATTGAATACTTCCACGCAAATGGTTGCAGATTATGTGATCACGGATTGAATAATATTTCTTTTGAAGAATTTACAGATGCTGAGATCAATACAATTTTCAGTGATAAGTTATCAGGAAAAGTGATTGCCGGAAAGCAGGTTAATCAATT is part of the Chryseobacterium paludis genome and encodes:
- a CDS encoding gluconate 5-dehydrogenase, yielding MNLFDLSGKVAVVTGATHGLGMAMAEGLASAGAELAITSTTPSKLEEALNYYREKGYHATGYLFDVTDKLEAAQKVALMIATHGKIDILVNNAGIIKRTPAIDMDIEDFRKVIDVDLTGPFIMSQLVGKHMIKRKSGKIINICSMMSELGRDNVVAYASAKGGLKMLTKNLATEWAKHNIQVNGIGPGYFATSQTEPIREDGHPFNDFIISRTPDGRWGNPEDLAGTAIFLASDASRFINGQIIYVDGGILATIGKPANE
- the uxaC gene encoding glucuronate isomerase, encoding MKSFITDQFLLQNKYAEELYFNYAEKLPIIDYHNHLIPKDIAENTAFENISKVWIAGDHYKWRAMRTMGVNEKFITGDASDKEKFEAWAKTVPYTLRNPLYHWTHLELKRYFGIDELLNEDNAGEIYENVTAQLQTPEKSTRGLLKMMNVESLCTTEDPTDILNYHQEIAKTDFSIKVSTAFRPDKAILIENHNFADYLAKLGQSAGITIDSYQSLCDALLKRIEYFHANGCRLCDHGLNNISFEEFTDAEINTIFSDKLSGKVIAGKQVNQFKTAILLFLGETYHQFGWVQQFHLGALRNNNERMHRVLGPDTGWDSIGDFVQAEALSKFLNTLDGKDKLAKTILYNLNPADNEIFATMIGNFNDGSVKGKVQFGSGWWFLDQKDGMVKQMNALSNMGLISCFVGMLTDSRSFLSYPRHEYFRRVLCNLFGEEMKNGELPDDIELIGRTVSDICYHNAKNYFDF